One Yoonia sp. BS5-3 genomic window carries:
- a CDS encoding sulfatase-like hydrolase/transferase has protein sequence MNILFIMYDQLRFDYLSCAGHPHLHTPNFDRVAAQGVRFTNAYVQSPICGSSRMSYYTGRYPSSHGAQWNNYPLRVGEQTMGDHLRKAGMDCWLIGKTHMHADKEGMERLGLDPDSVIGARQAECGFDVWIRDDGLWAQGPAGFYDEKRSPYNVYLKTKGYPAENPWADHANAGVKPVNRIASGWMFENADRPANIHEEDSETAWLTTKTIEFMQQAKDPWCAHVSYIKPHWPYIVPAPYHNMYGPEHVPPALRDNRERDNAHPVFDGYMNNKVGQAFQRDDTRQKVIPAYMGLIKQCDDHLGRILDHLEETGAMKDTMIVLTSDHGDYLGDHWMGEKSLFHDQSAKVPMIIYDPRDRANSTRGKTCDALVESLDITATFIEAAGGEVPGHIVEGRSLQPWLDGDSPAWREFLISEFDYSATPLAEDLSIAPRDCRLFMVFDGRWKMMHAEGGFRPMLFDLQTDPEEFIDLAKTHGFSDQLDRLYGYLARWGRRMSQRVTKSDQDIIDMRGKAGLKGVLPFMYDGEEVPRALTQYYRGEAPELPEK, from the coding sequence ATGAACATTCTTTTCATCATGTATGACCAACTCCGCTTTGATTACCTCAGCTGTGCGGGGCATCCGCATTTGCATACTCCGAATTTTGACCGGGTCGCAGCGCAAGGAGTACGGTTCACCAACGCCTACGTGCAATCGCCGATCTGCGGATCCAGCCGGATGTCGTATTACACCGGACGTTACCCCTCCAGCCATGGTGCCCAGTGGAACAATTATCCACTGCGTGTGGGTGAGCAAACCATGGGCGATCATCTGCGCAAGGCCGGCATGGATTGCTGGCTGATAGGCAAGACCCATATGCATGCGGACAAAGAAGGCATGGAACGCCTCGGGCTCGACCCGGACAGCGTGATCGGCGCGCGGCAGGCGGAATGCGGATTTGACGTCTGGATCCGGGATGATGGACTTTGGGCGCAAGGACCTGCAGGGTTCTACGACGAAAAACGGTCGCCCTATAATGTATATCTGAAGACAAAGGGCTATCCGGCCGAAAACCCATGGGCAGACCACGCCAATGCGGGCGTCAAACCGGTGAACCGGATCGCATCAGGCTGGATGTTTGAAAACGCGGACCGGCCCGCAAATATCCATGAAGAGGACTCTGAGACCGCCTGGCTGACCACCAAGACCATCGAGTTCATGCAGCAGGCCAAAGACCCATGGTGCGCGCATGTCAGCTATATCAAGCCGCATTGGCCCTATATCGTCCCCGCCCCTTATCACAATATGTACGGGCCCGAACATGTCCCGCCCGCGCTGCGCGACAACCGCGAACGCGACAATGCGCATCCGGTTTTTGACGGCTATATGAACAACAAAGTTGGACAAGCCTTTCAGCGAGACGACACGCGGCAAAAGGTGATCCCGGCCTATATGGGGCTGATCAAACAATGCGACGATCATCTGGGGCGAATACTAGACCATCTGGAAGAAACCGGCGCGATGAAAGACACAATGATCGTGCTCACCTCAGATCATGGGGATTATCTGGGCGATCACTGGATGGGTGAGAAATCACTCTTCCACGATCAATCCGCCAAAGTGCCCATGATCATCTATGACCCACGCGACCGGGCCAATAGCACCCGCGGGAAAACCTGCGACGCCTTGGTCGAAAGCCTGGATATAACGGCCACATTTATCGAGGCCGCAGGCGGCGAAGTGCCCGGCCACATCGTCGAAGGACGCTCGCTCCAGCCTTGGCTAGACGGGGACAGCCCGGCATGGCGTGAATTCCTGATCAGCGAGTTTGACTATTCTGCAACACCCCTTGCCGAAGATCTGAGCATCGCCCCACGCGATTGCCGCCTGTTCATGGTGTTTGATGGGCGCTGGAAGATGATGCACGCCGAAGGCGGCTTCCGTCCCATGTTGTTCGATCTACAAACGGACCCGGAAGAATTTATCGATCTGGCCAAGACCCACGGGTTCTCGGATCAGCTTGACCGCCTTTACGGCTATCTGGCCCGCTGGGGACGACGGATGTCACAAAGGGTGACCAAATCCGATCAAGACATCATCGACATGCGCGGGAAAGCCGGATTGAAAGGCGTGCTACCATTTATGTACGACGGCGAAGAAGTGCCCCGCGCCTTAACCCAATACTACCGTGGAGAGGCACCGGAACTGCCCGAGAAATAG
- a CDS encoding site-specific integrase encodes MNPRVSVPKIFLRGNKWYVRVQVPKSMQERLRRKEYWVSLRTSDRAEALQHATAATQKKRREISAVYRRLSAIKETLHELDTDQQIALGREAYAIHIRGGADLVAEFESSGFDCLKSFTEARSETVDDMIVRLRLARFDTPHIRTMALTLMEENGIRLPEGSLAFQQLLEICATTFIEAKRNELALLKGRAVHDAPNPHYVDTVTGGPKEYISLGDQLAMPPEPTPSLTALMEKFLDNPTKLRTDKTKKSIRGYLGVVFQILGDDTPVDEITEADCERVRDLIARLPPNFMKLPDADKHTLDELADVAERKKMAKLSPTGVNNYLRWLLTFLAYFHRKGMMNRMPTAYAEIKVADPVRKQDKREAFSNDQLNIIFRSRVYQDHERESSLFWVPLIALWNGMRSNEICQLDVADIKLEENVWGFDVTHISTTGDDDKSVKTSSSIRFVPMHPRLIDFGLLDFHAARPKDAKLFGDITRGVDGYYSTNFSKKVNRYLKKIGAHGPKHKFHSFRHNFRDALRRGRVDREIGKALGGWTGGNTDAFDIYGNGFEVGELCNEIALVDYPQVDWSVIRNTQPI; translated from the coding sequence ATGAATCCACGTGTATCAGTCCCCAAAATATTCCTGCGTGGCAACAAGTGGTATGTCCGTGTGCAGGTGCCAAAGTCGATGCAGGAACGCCTGCGACGCAAGGAATACTGGGTTTCGTTACGAACATCTGATCGTGCCGAAGCATTGCAACATGCAACCGCCGCCACTCAGAAGAAGCGCCGTGAGATATCTGCGGTGTATCGTAGGCTGAGCGCCATCAAGGAAACACTTCACGAACTAGATACTGATCAGCAGATTGCGTTGGGACGAGAAGCCTATGCTATCCACATTCGTGGTGGCGCTGATCTGGTCGCAGAGTTTGAGAGCAGTGGCTTCGACTGCCTGAAGTCATTTACCGAGGCACGTTCCGAAACCGTAGATGATATGATTGTGAGGTTGCGATTGGCGCGATTTGATACCCCGCACATTCGAACAATGGCGCTCACCTTGATGGAAGAGAACGGTATCAGGTTGCCAGAGGGGTCTTTGGCCTTTCAGCAGCTATTGGAAATCTGCGCTACTACTTTCATTGAGGCCAAGAGAAATGAATTGGCCTTGTTGAAAGGTCGTGCAGTGCATGATGCCCCCAATCCGCACTACGTCGATACGGTTACAGGTGGACCGAAGGAATACATCTCCCTTGGTGACCAGCTTGCCATGCCGCCTGAACCAACGCCGAGCCTAACCGCGTTGATGGAGAAATTCTTGGATAACCCGACTAAGCTGCGGACCGACAAGACGAAGAAGTCCATCAGGGGCTATTTGGGAGTAGTATTTCAAATCCTTGGTGACGACACGCCAGTCGATGAGATTACCGAAGCGGATTGCGAACGGGTGCGTGATCTTATCGCCAGGCTCCCACCAAACTTCATGAAGCTCCCCGACGCTGACAAGCACACCTTGGACGAACTCGCCGATGTTGCAGAACGCAAGAAGATGGCAAAGCTATCACCAACAGGTGTGAACAACTACCTACGCTGGTTGCTGACCTTCCTGGCATATTTCCACCGCAAGGGAATGATGAATCGGATGCCAACGGCCTATGCTGAGATCAAAGTGGCCGACCCTGTGCGAAAACAGGATAAGCGAGAAGCATTCTCCAACGATCAGTTGAACATCATCTTTCGCAGTCGGGTGTATCAGGACCACGAACGTGAAAGCAGCCTGTTCTGGGTGCCTCTGATCGCACTTTGGAATGGTATGCGGTCGAACGAAATCTGCCAGTTGGATGTGGCGGATATCAAACTAGAAGAAAATGTCTGGGGCTTTGATGTCACGCACATTAGCACCACGGGTGATGACGACAAGTCTGTGAAGACTAGCAGTTCGATCCGATTTGTCCCAATGCACCCACGATTGATTGATTTTGGTCTGTTGGATTTCCATGCAGCGCGTCCAAAGGATGCAAAGCTGTTCGGTGACATCACCCGTGGTGTTGATGGTTATTATTCGACCAACTTCAGCAAGAAGGTTAACCGCTACCTCAAAAAGATCGGCGCACACGGGCCGAAGCACAAATTTCATTCCTTCCGTCACAACTTCCGCGATGCGTTGCGAAGAGGCCGTGTGGATCGTGAGATCGGCAAGGCACTCGGTGGTTGGACAGGTGGAAACACCGATGCGTTCGACATCTACGGTAATGGATTCGAGGTGGGTGAACTCTGCAATGAGATCGCTCTAGTGGACTATCCCCAAGTGGATTGGTCGGTCATTAGGAATACTCAGCCAATCTGA
- a CDS encoding M48 family metallopeptidase gives MFRVSVSSPLLGGYDVPETLPYQIGLNCPIGADVRQPAGEIILNPHLIKAPRACIDYVLVHELAHLKHHDHGTEFWRLIDAHAGDWRKAKHHLDGLVEVLLTD, from the coding sequence GTGTTCCGGGTTTCTGTCTCATCTCCACTCCTTGGTGGTTACGATGTGCCAGAAACCCTCCCTTATCAAATCGGCCTAAACTGTCCCATAGGCGCTGACGTCAGACAACCCGCAGGTGAGATCATCTTGAACCCGCACCTGATCAAAGCCCCCCGTGCCTGCATCGACTATGTGCTAGTGCATGAACTTGCCCACCTCAAACATCACGACCACGGAACAGAGTTCTGGAGGTTGATCGATGCACATGCTGGTGACTGGCGAAAGGCCAAGCATCACCTCGATGGGTTGGTCGAGGTGTTGCTGACGGATTGA
- a CDS encoding IS3 family transposase (programmed frameshift), with translation MRQKPGTRKSHGDKVVKDIRRATRKQYSAEEKIRIVLDGLKGEDSIAELCRREGIAQSLYYSWSKEFLEAGKKRLAGDTARAATSTEVKDLRRESRDLKEVVAEQALELRLLKKKHARGWGGRRMRYPASEKLEIIRLVEGSHLPIKRTLDKLGIPRTTFYRWYDRYMSGGPEALDDRSPIPSRVWNRIPEPIREKIRDLALQESDLSPRELAVQFTDTEKYFVSEASVYRILKSYDLITSPAYVVLSAADEFKEKTTRPNELWQTDFTYLKVIGWGWFYLSTILDDYSRYIIAWKLCTTMKAEDVTDTLDLALQASGCDQATVLHKPRLLSDNGSSYISGELADWLEDQKMDHVRGAPYHPQTQGKIERWHQTLKNRILLENYYLPGDLRQQIDAFVDHYNHRRYHEGLQNLTPADVYFGRGETILKQRERIKRKTIETRRLLHRKSAA, from the exons ATGAGACAGAAACCCGGAACACGTAAGAGCCACGGTGATAAGGTCGTCAAAGACATCCGCCGTGCGACGCGCAAACAGTATTCCGCCGAAGAGAAGATTAGGATCGTGCTGGACGGCCTTAAGGGTGAGGACAGCATTGCCGAGCTTTGCCGTCGAGAGGGCATTGCTCAGAGCCTGTATTATAGCTGGTCCAAAGAGTTCCTTGAAGCGGGCAAGAAGCGTCTGGCTGGCGACACGGCCCGTGCAGCGACGTCGACCGAAGTCAAAGACCTTCGTCGGGAATCCCGTGATTTGAAAGAGGTCGTCGCTGAACAAGCCCTGGAGCTACGGCTGCTCA AAAAAAAGCATGCTCGGGGATGGGGAGGACGACGAATGAGGTACCCCGCATCTGAGAAACTGGAGATCATTCGCCTGGTCGAAGGCTCGCATCTCCCGATCAAGCGAACCCTGGACAAGCTGGGGATTCCCAGGACCACCTTCTACCGCTGGTACGACCGGTATATGTCAGGTGGCCCCGAGGCGCTTGACGATCGTAGTCCGATACCGTCACGGGTCTGGAACCGCATTCCCGAGCCCATTCGAGAGAAGATCAGGGACCTGGCTTTGCAGGAAAGCGACCTGTCTCCGCGCGAGTTGGCCGTTCAGTTTACTGATACAGAAAAGTATTTTGTGTCAGAGGCTTCCGTATATCGCATCCTCAAGTCTTATGATCTGATCACCAGCCCGGCCTATGTGGTTCTGTCAGCCGCCGACGAGTTCAAAGAAAAGACAACGCGTCCCAACGAGCTATGGCAAACCGACTTCACATATCTGAAGGTCATCGGATGGGGCTGGTTCTATCTCAGCACTATCCTCGATGATTACAGCCGCTACATCATCGCCTGGAAGCTCTGCACAACGATGAAGGCCGAAGATGTGACCGATACGCTCGACCTCGCGCTGCAGGCTTCGGGCTGCGATCAGGCGACGGTGCTGCACAAGCCGCGCCTGCTCAGTGACAACGGGTCGAGCTACATCTCGGGCGAACTGGCTGATTGGCTGGAAGATCAGAAGATGGATCATGTTCGAGGTGCGCCATATCACCCGCAAACCCAGGGCAAGATCGAAAGGTGGCATCAAACGCTAAAGAACCGCATTCTGCTTGAAAACTACTACCTGCCCGGTGATCTCAGACAACAGATCGATGCCTTTGTCGATCACTACAACCACCGGCGTTATCACGAAGGCCTGCAGAACCTCACGCCTGCCGATGTCTACTTCGGGCGCGGGGAGACTATTTTGAAACAACGAGAAAGGATCAAGCGAAAGACCATCGAAACGCGACGCTTGCTTCACCGCAAATCCGCCGCATAA
- a CDS encoding recombinase family protein translates to MNIGYARISTDTQTHAAQIEALKAAGCAKIFTETASGAKKGRPVLAEALAYLRPNSDDKLVVYKLDRVARSLPHLIEIMERLNKNGIEFQSLTEAIDTKTPGGRLLFHIMGAISAFERDLVIERTQAGLKAARAKGRIGGRPRRMTEDKINAVRELLASGTPVKDAAAAVGVSVPTLYRWLPGASRDRHIPL, encoded by the coding sequence ATGAACATAGGCTACGCACGGATCAGTACGGACACACAGACCCACGCCGCCCAAATCGAAGCGTTGAAGGCTGCGGGATGTGCGAAGATTTTCACCGAAACCGCATCAGGTGCCAAGAAGGGCAGACCTGTGCTTGCAGAAGCACTCGCATACCTTCGCCCGAACTCGGACGACAAGCTGGTCGTCTATAAGCTTGATAGGGTAGCCCGCAGCCTCCCACACCTCATCGAGATCATGGAACGCTTGAACAAGAACGGGATCGAGTTCCAGAGTTTGACCGAAGCCATCGACACGAAGACGCCTGGCGGTCGGTTACTTTTCCATATCATGGGTGCAATATCCGCCTTCGAAAGAGACCTCGTGATCGAGAGGACCCAAGCTGGTCTAAAGGCCGCAAGGGCCAAAGGGCGGATCGGTGGACGCCCACGACGCATGACAGAAGACAAGATCAATGCCGTGCGTGAGTTGCTGGCATCGGGGACGCCCGTGAAGGACGCAGCGGCTGCGGTTGGGGTGTCTGTGCCAACTTTGTATCGATGGCTACCTGGTGCATCTCGTGACCGTCACATCCCTCTTTGA
- a CDS encoding Crp/Fnr family transcriptional regulator has product MAADKRPSFIEHSYFLITLSNFTLAAYDLNHMISDPFSHLPRTACRAIDMQKGDVLFREDQTTSGLYRVVSGCVTLQRTGLGGDTLTLHRAVSGGLFAEASVFSETYHCDAICTAAGSVTKIAKADVVATMQSNPAFSEGFTRLLAVQVQQYRAHIELLAIPSAKDRILAAVQAGYFDATVIELATRINLSHEACYRALRRLCDEGLMVRVGRGKYALP; this is encoded by the coding sequence ATGGCTGCTGATAAAAGACCAAGTTTCATTGAACACTCCTATTTCTTGATAACCCTATCCAACTTCACTCTGGCCGCTTATGATCTCAATCATATGATTTCTGATCCTTTCTCCCATCTACCCAGGACTGCGTGTCGCGCAATTGACATGCAAAAAGGTGACGTGCTGTTTCGCGAGGATCAGACAACATCGGGACTTTACCGTGTCGTTTCTGGCTGCGTGACGCTGCAACGCACTGGGCTGGGTGGCGACACCTTGACCCTTCACAGAGCGGTGTCGGGCGGGCTGTTTGCGGAGGCATCAGTCTTCTCAGAGACCTACCATTGCGATGCGATTTGCACTGCGGCTGGCAGCGTCACAAAGATCGCAAAGGCGGATGTCGTTGCAACGATGCAATCCAATCCTGCGTTCTCCGAAGGCTTCACAAGGTTGCTGGCTGTTCAGGTCCAACAGTACCGCGCACATATCGAGTTGCTGGCAATCCCGTCCGCCAAGGACCGCATCTTGGCTGCGGTTCAGGCAGGGTACTTCGATGCTACGGTGATCGAGTTGGCCACCCGAATCAATCTCAGCCATGAAGCCTGTTATCGCGCACTTCGAAGGCTGTGTGATGAGGGGCTTATGGTTCGCGTAGGTCGCGGAAAATATGCGCTGCCATAG
- a CDS encoding cytochrome c, protein MRWVIPILLSLASTATADHNWDHRDIVAGQSLYADKCASCHGANLEGQPNWQSPNADGVLPAPPHDGTGHTWHHDDELLFEYTKLGGAAVLEIRGVTGFNSGMPGFGETLTDDEIWDILAYIRSTWSEREREVQASRNPPH, encoded by the coding sequence ATGAGGTGGGTGATCCCAATCTTGCTGTCGCTGGCCTCCACTGCCACTGCTGATCACAACTGGGATCACCGCGACATCGTTGCCGGGCAAAGCCTGTATGCGGATAAATGTGCGTCGTGCCACGGTGCCAACCTGGAAGGACAGCCGAACTGGCAATCCCCGAACGCCGATGGTGTGCTTCCAGCCCCGCCGCATGACGGGACAGGTCACACGTGGCACCATGATGATGAACTGCTGTTCGAATACACCAAGCTCGGTGGCGCTGCTGTATTGGAGATCAGGGGGGTAACTGGGTTCAATAGCGGGATGCCAGGTTTCGGCGAAACACTCACCGATGACGAGATATGGGATATCCTCGCTTACATTAGATCAACTTGGTCTGAGCGAGAACGCGAAGTCCAAGCCAGCAGGAACCCACCGCACTGA
- a CDS encoding multicopper oxidase family protein, translating into MNRRHFLASVSATAILPMPTFAAEDTLRLKAEAVTQQILPDGNGVTSMLGFNGSMPGPELRVRRGERVNIDVENDLEEGTAVHWHGIRLENQMDGVPILTQELIEPSDTKTYSFIPPDEGTYWYHSHYISHEQVARGMMGPLIVEDETPPDIDHDITVLMADWQMQEDGSLSDEFTDMHSVAHGGYMGNFARAFLSQDQVKTGDRVRFRLINAATNRVFPVAISGVSGSVVALDGMALSEPRPMAELTLAPAQRADLIVDITGPVGFDMLTRQGPYRLADLAVSGTNTDRVVGQIMALSPPNLPTPANPTQHLTLTMMGGAMGGRHDGDNIWAFNNVSDLQGDPFGSFQNGETVRITFVNDTSFPHGIHLHGHHFYEVDENGTLGDLRDTTLVNAGESRDVICVFDNPGRWLLHCHMLSHAVGGMRTWVNVA; encoded by the coding sequence ATGAATAGACGACACTTCTTGGCCTCCGTTTCAGCCACCGCGATCTTACCTATGCCCACATTCGCAGCCGAAGATACGTTACGATTGAAGGCCGAAGCGGTGACGCAACAAATCCTACCAGATGGAAATGGTGTGACTTCCATGCTGGGCTTCAATGGATCAATGCCAGGTCCAGAACTAAGGGTGCGTCGTGGTGAGCGTGTGAACATCGATGTCGAGAACGATCTTGAAGAAGGCACCGCAGTGCATTGGCACGGCATCAGGCTGGAAAACCAGATGGATGGTGTGCCGATACTGACGCAAGAGTTGATCGAACCCTCCGACACCAAAACCTATAGCTTTATACCGCCAGACGAAGGCACTTATTGGTATCATTCCCATTACATTTCTCATGAACAAGTCGCACGTGGCATGATGGGACCACTGATTGTTGAGGATGAAACGCCCCCAGATATCGATCACGACATCACTGTGTTGATGGCAGATTGGCAGATGCAGGAAGATGGCAGCCTATCAGATGAGTTCACTGACATGCACAGCGTCGCCCATGGCGGTTACATGGGAAATTTCGCCCGTGCATTCCTATCCCAAGATCAGGTGAAAACTGGGGATCGGGTCAGGTTTCGACTGATCAACGCCGCCACTAACCGAGTCTTTCCCGTCGCGATCAGCGGCGTCAGCGGGTCTGTCGTGGCCTTGGATGGCATGGCTCTATCTGAGCCACGTCCTATGGCCGAGCTTACCCTCGCACCCGCACAACGGGCCGACTTGATCGTAGACATCACTGGTCCCGTTGGGTTTGATATGTTGACCCGTCAGGGGCCATATAGATTGGCTGATCTGGCTGTGAGTGGCACAAATACGGATAGGGTGGTTGGGCAGATCATGGCTCTGTCACCGCCCAACCTGCCAACACCTGCTAATCCCACGCAACATTTGACGTTGACGATGATGGGTGGTGCAATGGGCGGTCGCCACGATGGCGACAATATCTGGGCGTTCAACAACGTCTCGGACCTACAAGGCGACCCGTTCGGATCATTTCAGAATGGCGAGACGGTACGGATTACATTTGTAAACGATACCTCGTTCCCGCATGGCATCCACCTGCACGGTCACCACTTCTATGAAGTCGATGAGAATGGTACCTTGGGCGACCTGCGCGACACAACTTTGGTAAACGCAGGTGAAAGCCGTGATGTCATCTGTGTCTTCGACAACCCTGGTCGTTGGCTGCTGCACTGCCACATGCTCAGCCATGCCGTTGGCGGAATGCGCACATGGGTGAATGTGGCATGA
- a CDS encoding copper resistance D family protein: MPDTLGLAAIVTKFALYLGVMTAAGTVMATLMFRLDRTRGLAAAFAVLGLAATILAFSLRGANLTGDLSGMTDPEMLGLLWTTPVGTALLLRLVGLGLLIAGLFMGHVGAWVSALGGVVAIWSFDHVGHISSRDTTLLDIALTLHLLTVALWIGVLTPLKRLASIPDTFNIAANVGHRFGVVATVTVPVLIMVGGYMGCQLVGSFTALIGTGYGQALIIKVLLIGALLGLAAANKLRFIPALRAGDSAAASHLSKSISVEWLVILAVLGTTAVLTTHLTLPT, translated from the coding sequence ATGCCTGATACGCTTGGACTGGCGGCCATCGTCACGAAATTTGCCCTTTACCTTGGCGTGATGACTGCGGCTGGCACTGTCATGGCGACGCTGATGTTTCGGCTAGATCGCACACGTGGTTTGGCCGCAGCATTCGCCGTTCTTGGGTTGGCGGCGACCATCCTTGCCTTCTCATTACGCGGAGCCAACCTGACGGGTGATCTCAGCGGTATGACTGATCCAGAGATGCTGGGCCTGCTATGGACGACGCCTGTAGGTACGGCATTGCTATTGCGTTTGGTGGGTCTAGGTCTGTTGATCGCTGGCTTGTTCATGGGGCATGTTGGAGCTTGGGTCTCGGCTCTGGGGGGAGTCGTGGCGATCTGGTCATTCGATCACGTCGGACACATCTCTAGCCGAGACACGACGCTGCTCGACATCGCTTTGACGTTGCATTTGCTGACCGTCGCACTGTGGATCGGCGTTCTCACGCCATTGAAGCGCCTAGCATCGATACCCGACACCTTTAACATTGCTGCGAACGTGGGGCATCGATTTGGCGTTGTTGCGACTGTCACAGTCCCCGTGCTGATCATGGTTGGTGGTTACATGGGCTGCCAGCTTGTTGGGTCGTTCACCGCACTTATCGGGACTGGATACGGGCAAGCATTGATCATCAAGGTTCTTCTCATAGGTGCTCTGCTGGGGTTGGCTGCGGCCAATAAACTTCGGTTCATTCCCGCGCTCCGAGCAGGTGATTCAGCCGCTGCAAGCCATCTCTCTAAATCTATATCTGTTGAATGGCTGGTCATCCTTGCTGTGCTTGGCACGACCGCTGTTTTGACAACACACCTGACTCTGCCAACATGA